The following is a genomic window from Nitrososphaerales archaeon.
AAGAGCACAGATTGAAGCCGAAGAAAGGCGCATTTCGGAGCACCAGAAGAAACTAATCGACATCTACTTTTCCGGTTCCGATGCTCTTGTAGAATCCCGGATTTTGCATGGAGAACCTGCAGAAAAAATATGTGAACTTGCAGACAAATCAAGAGCAGATCTGGTAATAATAGGAACGAGAGGTCTTGGAAAGTTAGAGTCCAAGCTGATTGGGAGCATTTCCGAGAAGGTCGTCAAAAACTGCCCTTGCTCTGTGCTGCTGGTAAGAAAACGGTAAAGGAATACGCAGGAACCTCACCAAACGGAAAAGTTGTCGTCAAAAACATGGTCTGCCTATCACAGATGGGTGGGCCCGAAGGGGTTTGAACCCTTGACCTACCGGTTTCTCATTTTATTATGAGCCGGTCGCTCTGCCAGGCTAAGCTACGGGCCCTGAAATGCATTGATAAAATGGGTATAAAGGTTTTGCAAACTGTCATTTTACGTAATTTTCGTAGACAGCATCAAGAACTGCATTCTGTGCAACTAGTGACGATACAGCACTATTGAAGGCATCTTCATGCTTGTCCTTAGGAAGTTTTGCAAGCATCTTTCTCCATACAGCAGCATGTTTCACATCAACACTCTCATGTATCCTAAAGTATTCAGTTGCGGTATCATCACTGATGTTATAGAATTTCGCTAAACCATCTATCTTGGATCTGCTTATCTTTGGTATTTCAGACTCGTAGGCATACATCGCAGCGATGCCGTTTTCAAATGTTCCCATGAGATGCACCATTCTTTCGACAGAATCCTGAGTTTTATGTGATGCTTCATAATTCTCCAGCTCCTCTCTCTTTACACCCAAAGCAGCTGCAAATTTTATCCATGGCTCTATATGCTCTCTTTCCTCTATAAGATTCTCCAAGATGCTTTCATCATGGTTTTGAGCTGCTAGACGCTCAACCATAAAAGGCACTCTTTTGACCAAGTGAAAGTATTCCCTTGCATAACCTTGCAGTGACTCCATGCTTAGCTTACCCTCTGACCACATCCGGTAAAATGGATGTTTCAGGAGGCTTCTTTTCTCTATCTCCTGATCAATTCTTTTTACAAGCATGGA
Proteins encoded in this region:
- a CDS encoding universal stress protein — encoded protein: MKKHHRKKIIAAIDESDNAPAVIASASEIAESTSADVVVVSVIEVPRLVASEGEVERAQIEAEERRISEHQKKLIDIYFSGSDALVESRILHGEPAEKICELADKSRADLVIIGTRGLGKLESKLIGSISEKVVKNCPCSVLLVRKR
- a CDS encoding iron-containing redox enzyme family protein, with the translated sequence MLVKRIDQEIEKRSLLKHPFYRMWSEGKLSMESLQGYAREYFHLVKRVPFMVERLAAQNHDESILENLIEEREHIEPWIKFAAALGVKREELENYEASHKTQDSVERMVHLMGTFENGIAAMYAYESEIPKISRSKIDGLAKFYNISDDTATEYFRIHESVDVKHAAVWRKMLAKLPKDKHEDAFNSAVSSLVAQNAVLDAVYENYVK